The following coding sequences lie in one Elusimicrobiota bacterium genomic window:
- a CDS encoding FHA domain-containing protein has translation MKRLVITGISDMSKTVLHDKNVVIKNFPYIIGRAQDGSFLFQVMILHNRLNILDSSPYCVSRKHMMIIKKDSRYCVVDLNSTLGTIVNDKLIGKKGESYVAYLVDGNNKVILGQKKSPYTFNLTLSAQ, from the coding sequence ATGAAACGTTTGGTGATTACCGGTATCTCTGACATGTCAAAAACTGTGTTACATGACAAAAATGTAGTAATAAAGAACTTTCCATATATCATAGGCCGCGCACAGGATGGTTCTTTCCTATTCCAGGTAATGATTTTACATAACAGGCTTAATATCCTCGATTCATCACCTTACTGTGTTTCCCGTAAGCATATGATGATAATAAAGAAAGATAGTAGATACTGTGTGGTGGATCTCAACAGTACATTAGGAACGATTGTTAATGATAAACTTATTGGCAAAAAAGGTGAGTCATACGTAGCGTATCTCGTAGATGGTAATAATAAAGTTATACTAGGCCAAAAAAAGTCGCCGTATACGTTTAACCTCACCCTCTCAGCGCAATAA
- a CDS encoding uroporphyrinogen decarboxylase family protein encodes MSTDKLTTNERMRCVFEHKDPDRIPVYDSPWATTIARWRNEGMPKDTTPAIFFGLDKVFNFTVNNSPRFDAKVVEETPEYIIKTTNWGATIKNWKHATSTPEYIDNIIKTPDEWLKAKARMIFSDDRIPWGTIDKNYKLWREQGAWIQAYGWFGFDVTHSHMVGTERLLIAIVEQPEWVMDIFNTCVDLNLQLLDRVWEKGYRFDSLFFPDDMGYKLNQFFSVKTYREILKPVHKKAFEWAHKKGIKAHLHSCGCITPFIPELIDIGLDALNPLEVKSGIDPVDIKQRYGDKLVLHGGISALLWNNRDEMAAEMKRIIPLLKKGSGYIWSTDHSVPDNVSLEDFRFMVNLAKELGSY; translated from the coding sequence ATGAGTACCGATAAATTAACAACAAACGAACGTATGCGCTGTGTGTTCGAACATAAAGACCCTGACCGCATACCTGTGTATGACAGCCCATGGGCGACAACGATTGCGCGATGGCGTAACGAAGGAATGCCGAAAGATACTACCCCCGCCATTTTCTTTGGGCTTGATAAAGTGTTTAATTTTACCGTAAATAACAGCCCGAGGTTTGACGCCAAAGTTGTGGAAGAAACCCCGGAGTACATTATAAAAACAACTAATTGGGGCGCAACCATAAAAAACTGGAAACACGCAACGTCTACCCCTGAATACATTGATAATATCATCAAAACACCTGATGAATGGTTGAAAGCAAAAGCGCGGATGATATTTTCGGATGACCGTATACCGTGGGGGACAATTGACAAAAATTATAAACTCTGGCGTGAACAAGGCGCGTGGATACAGGCTTATGGATGGTTCGGGTTTGATGTAACGCATTCGCATATGGTTGGTACGGAACGGTTATTAATCGCAATAGTAGAACAACCTGAATGGGTAATGGATATATTCAACACCTGTGTGGATTTAAATTTACAGTTACTGGACAGAGTGTGGGAGAAAGGATATCGGTTTGACTCACTTTTTTTCCCTGACGATATGGGATATAAACTAAACCAATTTTTCTCAGTAAAAACATACCGCGAAATATTGAAGCCCGTACACAAAAAAGCGTTTGAATGGGCACATAAGAAGGGTATTAAAGCGCACCTTCACTCCTGCGGGTGTATCACACCGTTCATCCCGGAACTCATAGATATCGGCCTTGACGCGTTGAATCCTCTGGAAGTAAAATCCGGGATTGATCCTGTTGATATAAAACAAAGATACGGCGATAAACTTGTCCTCCACGGCGGGATAAGCGCGTTATTGTGGAATAACCGTGATGAAATGGCAGCTGAAATGAAACGTATAATCCCGCTCCTGAAGAAAGGAAGCGGTTATATATGGTCTACCGACCATTCAGTACCTGATAATGTCAGTCTTGAAGATTTTAGGTTTATGGTAAACCTTGCGAAAGAGCTTGGGAGTTATTAA
- a CDS encoding biopolymer transporter ExbD produces the protein MNNSAVSSRKRTKILAEINITPFTDVVLVLLIIFMVTTPLIMQSGIKVTLPKTTRVEAETDRNITITVTAAGEILLNQERVTLEELEPDLTARVASNPNSVVIINGDKDVKYDYIIRIVDIAQQSGVRKFALSTEQKGKGKL, from the coding sequence ATGAATAACTCCGCAGTATCCTCACGGAAACGCACAAAGATTTTGGCGGAGATAAACATTACGCCGTTCACTGACGTGGTTTTGGTATTACTCATAATTTTTATGGTTACCACACCGTTGATTATGCAGTCCGGTATAAAAGTAACTTTACCAAAGACTACACGTGTAGAAGCTGAAACTGATAGAAATATAACAATAACAGTTACCGCCGCGGGTGAAATTTTATTGAACCAGGAACGTGTCACACTGGAAGAACTTGAACCTGACCTCACCGCTCGGGTTGCAAGTAACCCAAACAGTGTGGTTATAATTAACGGGGATAAGGATGTTAAGTATGACTATATAATCCGTATTGTTGATATTGCTCAACAATCCGGAGTACGTAAGTTCGCGTTGAGTACAGAACAAAAAGGGAAAGGTAAACTATGA
- a CDS encoding carboxypeptidase regulatory-like domain-containing protein, protein MNNKITYRRNNLMLRKTMVAVCLMLTTCTALSFAAPIFEEQFNYTGNPSTTTWPCKPVTSGSTAYCNGSELYFVDASSAASSWGVDMYSSKISYPLMGMNGFVRFAIKIKANSKKTGSNYGFSHTFYKNTACDSTSSSVARLNVDDKMVRFQRSSNNVYYDSYTIKTDIFNNFHEVIIFITSGTARLIGGDSRGTISVATADRANIFGLATGYSGTYYIDYLVVDGTSAATVTINDGINPINQARIDVKFGDWVFFGVNSNTSGDVTMNNLCPGTTYTITVSAKGYKQVTQNFIADNRNSTKSLGTISLTADAAAPAISGFQSQDSNGNWKDAGQQVDLLTPYCRISAQDTSTGLNLVTKPQYIYSTDSGQTWKGSAGLRGYWRNYYYMYAGSGYAGDLTIWQSTNTTAFAQTSAINIAVGTSAPSGFSTGINYYNAEWVGFIKSSSTSGDYGFYLNSDEGGFIDIGNKKILWDNARHGPGTLRGSTMTLTADTWYPVHLGFFEYSSSATCKFYWTLPGQTTAEATLFPSSNMMYGDCTVTGSNGATGAEYITTPKVGFNQITSTANIVMFAVMDLAGNIASSTHTVQVFMPTGTVSGLVTEQQTGNPVGGAIVKFLGSRFVGTTITAADGTYSLTVPTNTYTMAVRLSSYSAESTVNSVIVNESQNTVQNFTYDLTVPTGWTGIQVTKLSGAWVDATTDTSDDPFPDCRIQVGDIQTGLNTSVAGYMYSKNNGTTWLPSNVDFTTGSSTSSLTSVGTWSYTGGEAKCTTRSSTAAYLAYNVPVSSSIIRVDTQIVNSGGSSSYWTAIHFFQTAKGDAYTKSGYMAYFTNAGNLYLIRANGSNYTNIGSSNTGIPNSTTYHTITVEAIPGKLSVWLDNMLCITSTDTAFKSGYVSLRNYVADGRYDNFKIYSVADIPGTDGVNSSTITAAAVPFGQSSTTNNKIRFITADMYGNFAQSLDYLIKVSVPTGTVSGLVTDVRTSTGVANVTVRALLNSVVKGEATSDADGNYILTLPTGTYTMTAAKQGYYTLTYPGILVNENANTAQSFTINPVTGTVTGTVVSANTGGLLENVGISVLQNDVFVSSAVTTSNGAYTFNLPIGLYELSAVYTNYQSTSTEGVTIAAGTPASVNFVLMKSTGIISGIVTSDGTEPMENVIVQVFVGTTTVAQMTTIDDGVFIFENIPVGSYDIVATLSLFAVNTKAAQVVNDNQTTTVNITMVYVGPGAAISGIICDGWTNLPLQGAAVNLRLPNKVLVGTSTTDSEGKYRIEAATGTYEISASFTEYITSTTAEIEIVSTSTVHNLTLTPEKGRIVGTIKDNATKLPIQGIVVKAIKDASIIASAITDANGAYTLVLSADTYDLLVQDSTGKYNPKTVYEQILTLNTPLTSDFLLNMYMTKPAVVHNNMISASGKKAKIFLNITKRSKVTVSVYNSIGELIKTVSDGEMLDDGTQLKEWDGTDSNGNAVGNGVYVIYIDIAGKREIRKMVIMK, encoded by the coding sequence ATGAATAATAAAATAACATACCGGAGGAATAATTTGATGTTAAGAAAAACCATGGTAGCTGTATGCTTGATGTTGACAACCTGTACGGCGTTATCCTTTGCTGCGCCGATATTTGAGGAACAGTTTAACTACACGGGGAATCCCAGTACTACTACATGGCCGTGTAAACCTGTAACTTCAGGATCAACGGCGTATTGTAACGGGTCAGAACTTTATTTTGTTGACGCAAGTTCTGCAGCAAGCAGCTGGGGTGTGGATATGTACAGTTCAAAAATTTCGTATCCGTTAATGGGGATGAACGGTTTTGTACGGTTTGCGATTAAGATTAAAGCTAACTCTAAGAAAACCGGGTCGAATTACGGATTCTCACACACGTTTTATAAAAATACCGCATGTGATTCAACCAGTTCGTCTGTTGCCCGGCTAAACGTCGATGATAAAATGGTAAGATTCCAGCGGTCATCAAACAATGTTTATTATGACAGTTATACCATTAAAACAGATATATTCAACAATTTTCATGAAGTTATCATATTCATAACAAGCGGTACAGCACGGCTGATCGGCGGCGATTCGCGCGGGACTATCAGTGTCGCTACGGCGGACCGCGCAAACATTTTTGGCCTTGCGACAGGGTATTCCGGAACATATTATATTGACTATTTAGTTGTTGACGGAACCTCCGCTGCGACAGTAACAATTAATGACGGGATTAATCCTATAAATCAGGCACGGATAGATGTAAAGTTTGGTGATTGGGTATTTTTTGGGGTAAACTCAAACACCAGCGGAGATGTTACGATGAACAACCTATGCCCCGGGACAACGTATACTATAACAGTTTCTGCGAAAGGGTATAAACAGGTAACACAAAACTTCATTGCTGATAATAGAAACAGTACAAAAAGTTTAGGGACAATATCATTAACCGCCGATGCAGCGGCACCAGCGATTTCCGGGTTCCAATCACAGGATTCTAATGGTAACTGGAAAGATGCCGGACAGCAGGTGGATTTACTGACTCCATATTGCCGTATCTCTGCGCAGGATACTTCCACGGGATTGAACCTTGTAACAAAACCGCAGTACATATATTCCACTGACTCCGGGCAAACATGGAAAGGCAGCGCCGGCCTCCGCGGATACTGGAGAAATTATTATTATATGTATGCCGGGTCAGGTTATGCGGGTGATCTTACCATCTGGCAAAGTACGAACACTACTGCATTTGCACAGACCTCGGCTATCAATATTGCAGTGGGTACCAGCGCACCAAGCGGGTTTTCAACTGGTATCAATTATTATAATGCTGAATGGGTTGGGTTCATTAAAAGCAGTTCTACGTCAGGAGATTACGGGTTTTATCTCAACAGCGACGAAGGCGGATTTATTGATATAGGTAATAAAAAAATATTGTGGGATAATGCAAGGCATGGCCCTGGTACATTACGCGGGAGTACAATGACATTAACAGCGGATACCTGGTATCCTGTACATTTAGGATTCTTTGAGTATTCAAGTAGTGCAACCTGCAAATTTTACTGGACCTTACCAGGACAGACTACGGCAGAAGCAACTCTATTCCCATCAAGTAACATGATGTACGGCGACTGTACAGTCACCGGGAGTAATGGCGCTACCGGTGCGGAGTATATTACCACACCGAAAGTTGGTTTTAACCAGATAACATCAACTGCTAATATTGTAATGTTTGCAGTAATGGACCTCGCGGGAAATATTGCGTCGTCAACACATACGGTACAGGTATTTATGCCGACAGGAACAGTCAGCGGGCTAGTTACGGAACAACAGACAGGGAATCCTGTTGGCGGTGCGATTGTTAAATTTCTGGGTTCGAGATTTGTAGGGACAACGATTACCGCGGCGGATGGTACGTACTCGCTTACCGTTCCAACGAATACTTATACGATGGCCGTACGGTTATCGTCGTACTCAGCGGAATCGACCGTGAATAGCGTTATTGTAAACGAAAGCCAGAATACTGTCCAGAACTTTACCTACGACCTCACAGTTCCTACCGGCTGGACAGGGATACAAGTGACAAAACTAAGCGGTGCATGGGTTGACGCAACGACAGATACTAGTGACGACCCGTTCCCGGATTGCCGTATACAAGTAGGGGATATTCAAACGGGTTTGAATACTTCAGTAGCTGGGTATATGTACAGCAAAAATAACGGAACAACTTGGCTACCATCGAACGTAGATTTTACAACGGGTTCTTCAACGAGTAGCCTTACATCTGTCGGAACATGGTCATATACAGGTGGTGAAGCTAAGTGTACCACGCGTTCATCGACAGCTGCGTATTTGGCATACAACGTTCCGGTAAGCAGCAGTATTATCCGTGTGGACACGCAAATCGTTAATAGCGGAGGAAGTTCGTCATACTGGACCGCCATACATTTTTTCCAGACCGCAAAAGGTGATGCGTACACTAAAAGCGGTTATATGGCATATTTTACTAATGCAGGGAATTTGTATTTAATCCGCGCTAATGGGTCGAATTATACAAATATAGGCTCGTCGAATACTGGTATTCCGAACTCAACGACGTATCATACTATCACTGTTGAAGCGATCCCCGGGAAATTAAGTGTATGGTTAGATAATATGTTGTGTATCACATCAACGGATACTGCCTTTAAGTCGGGTTATGTGTCATTACGCAACTACGTAGCCGATGGGCGATATGATAATTTTAAGATTTACAGTGTTGCAGATATCCCCGGAACGGATGGTGTTAATAGTTCTACGATAACAGCAGCTGCTGTACCGTTTGGCCAGAGTTCAACGACAAATAATAAAATACGGTTTATTACAGCGGATATGTATGGCAACTTCGCACAAAGTTTGGACTACCTAATCAAAGTCTCGGTTCCTACCGGAACAGTTAGCGGATTGGTTACCGACGTGCGTACTTCCACAGGGGTGGCTAATGTTACTGTTCGTGCGTTATTGAACAGTGTTGTAAAAGGAGAAGCTACAAGTGATGCGGATGGAAATTACATACTAACACTCCCCACCGGAACATACACGATGACCGCGGCAAAACAAGGATATTACACTCTTACTTATCCAGGTATTTTGGTAAATGAAAACGCAAATACCGCGCAAAGCTTTACGATAAATCCTGTCACCGGGACAGTCACCGGGACAGTTGTTAGCGCGAATACCGGCGGGTTATTGGAAAATGTTGGGATTAGCGTCCTGCAAAACGATGTTTTTGTCAGCAGTGCTGTTACAACCTCAAACGGTGCTTATACGTTCAACCTGCCGATAGGATTGTATGAACTATCAGCGGTTTACACAAACTATCAGAGTACGAGTACGGAAGGAGTAACTATCGCCGCGGGTACGCCGGCAAGCGTGAATTTTGTACTCATGAAATCTACCGGCATAATTTCCGGGATAGTAACTTCTGACGGGACAGAGCCAATGGAGAATGTTATAGTCCAGGTTTTCGTCGGGACAACAACAGTTGCGCAAATGACGACCATAGATGACGGTGTGTTTATTTTTGAAAATATTCCTGTTGGGAGTTATGATATAGTTGCGACACTGTCTTTATTCGCGGTAAACACTAAAGCCGCACAAGTTGTAAATGATAACCAGACAACTACGGTGAATATTACTATGGTATATGTCGGTCCTGGCGCTGCAATATCAGGTATTATTTGTGATGGTTGGACTAATTTGCCGTTACAGGGTGCTGCAGTAAACTTGCGGTTACCAAATAAAGTACTGGTTGGTACTTCTACAACCGATAGTGAAGGTAAGTATAGGATAGAAGCTGCAACCGGGACATACGAAATTTCTGCATCGTTCACAGAATATATTACATCAACTACAGCGGAGATTGAGATTGTTTCTACTTCAACTGTTCATAATTTAACATTAACACCTGAAAAAGGAAGGATTGTTGGTACTATAAAGGATAACGCGACAAAGCTACCGATACAAGGTATTGTTGTTAAAGCAATAAAAGATGCGAGTATCATAGCATCAGCAATCACGGATGCCAATGGTGCGTATACACTGGTGTTAAGTGCGGATACATACGATCTTTTAGTGCAGGATTCTACCGGTAAGTATAATCCCAAGACGGTGTATGAACAAATATTAACGCTTAATACTCCTTTAACTTCCGATTTTTTGCTTAACATGTATATGACAAAACCTGCGGTTGTACATAATAACATGATAAGCGCATCCGGGAAGAAAGCTAAAATATTCCTGAATATCACAAAACGGTCAAAAGTTACGGTATCTGTTTATAACTCAATCGGTGAACTCATAAAAACCGTGTCAGATGGCGAGATGCTGGATGATGGTACGCAGTTAAAAGAATGGGATGGTACTGATAGTAACGGCAATGCTGTGGGTAACGGCGTATACGTCATCTACATCGATATTGCGGGTAAACGTGAGATACGTAAGATGGTTATTATGAAATAA
- a CDS encoding PorV/PorQ family protein — translation MLRFVCSVVMAVVLMSAPCSALTTADFLRIPVGGKALAMGEVFTAIADDASAMYWNPAGMAGIKSMQAFAMYNNYLLASMHGVGSFVMPMKNDLALGAMFTYYAQESFDLLDDNGTVIGTVAPSDMAVSVGGSKLFSQQLSVGAAGKFISSTLYQKTATAFAADIGAIYNLNPDISFGASVRNLGTSMTFVSEAQGLPMTIAAGAVYKRKMSSTNNLTAGGEFAMCDGKTKISFGGEYSLNNIFLRAGYLLNDTQKSYTLGAGLALQKLRIDVAYIPYKLLGDTFSVSLSYALGN, via the coding sequence ATGTTAAGGTTTGTGTGTTCGGTCGTTATGGCAGTGGTATTGATGTCAGCACCGTGTTCTGCGCTAACCACCGCAGATTTTTTGCGTATACCCGTAGGGGGCAAGGCATTGGCAATGGGTGAAGTATTCACCGCGATAGCGGATGACGCAAGCGCAATGTACTGGAACCCGGCCGGGATGGCAGGAATAAAGTCTATGCAGGCATTTGCGATGTATAACAATTACCTGCTTGCAAGCATGCACGGCGTTGGAAGTTTTGTTATGCCAATGAAAAACGATCTCGCACTTGGTGCTATGTTTACATACTACGCACAGGAAAGTTTTGACCTCCTGGATGATAACGGTACGGTTATTGGTACTGTTGCTCCATCTGACATGGCAGTATCAGTTGGAGGAAGTAAACTATTTTCTCAGCAATTAAGCGTTGGCGCTGCGGGGAAATTTATATCCAGCACGTTATACCAAAAAACAGCAACAGCGTTTGCAGCGGATATCGGCGCAATTTATAACCTTAACCCTGACATTTCGTTTGGCGCAAGTGTGCGCAACCTCGGTACTTCAATGACGTTTGTATCGGAAGCACAGGGTTTACCGATGACAATCGCGGCAGGCGCGGTGTACAAACGCAAAATGTCATCCACAAACAATCTTACCGCCGGTGGTGAATTTGCGATGTGCGACGGGAAAACTAAAATCAGTTTCGGAGGAGAGTATTCGTTAAATAACATCTTCCTCCGTGCGGGATACCTCTTGAATGATACGCAGAAGTCGTATACGTTAGGCGCTGGACTGGCATTACAGAAGTTGAGAATAGATGTTGCGTACATACCGTACAAACTTTTGGGAGATACGTTCAGCGTAAGCCTTAGTTATGCGTTAGGGAATTAA
- a CDS encoding serine hydrolase domain-containing protein — protein MPTKKFSGKYKQIIDLINSGVHTAYPGAVCCIGTSINRTPIIFSTGYKQLVPVPEKMDTATIFDLASLTKPIATATAIMLLRDKHKLDINDKVGKYLSWFHGNEKQGVTLKHLLAHTSGLPATVSYLKNNNFLTRTELIKKIQSTKLCYTPNKKVLYSDLNFILLGWITEKVSGQKLNVFCKTQIFRKLGMRETGYNTSSSNIIIQRYAATEFCRYRAKVVRGSVHDEVSYILGGTAGHAGLFSTAFELSLFCGMMLNGGKYGNTTVLSPESISLMTQNHTPGLNASRGLGWGVIDKNIYGHTGFTGTSIWINNLRKTYMVLLTNRVHPTRDNMAIAGIRKQLLKHFIALRG, from the coding sequence TTGCCTACCAAAAAGTTTAGCGGTAAGTACAAACAAATTATTGACCTTATAAATTCAGGCGTGCACACAGCATATCCCGGTGCGGTGTGTTGTATCGGCACAAGTATTAACCGTACACCCATCATTTTCTCAACGGGATACAAACAACTCGTACCGGTACCAGAGAAAATGGATACCGCAACAATATTTGACCTTGCGTCATTAACCAAGCCTATTGCTACTGCCACAGCGATTATGTTACTCCGTGACAAACACAAGCTTGATATCAACGATAAAGTTGGGAAGTACCTTTCATGGTTCCATGGAAATGAGAAACAGGGGGTTACGCTTAAGCATTTATTAGCCCATACCTCCGGCCTTCCCGCAACAGTATCGTACTTGAAAAACAACAATTTTCTTACCCGCACTGAGTTGATAAAGAAAATTCAAAGTACTAAGTTGTGTTATACCCCGAACAAAAAAGTTTTGTATTCAGACCTCAACTTTATCTTATTAGGATGGATAACAGAAAAAGTTTCCGGGCAAAAACTAAATGTTTTTTGTAAAACCCAGATTTTTCGGAAGTTAGGCATGCGTGAGACCGGATATAATACCAGTAGTAGTAACATTATTATACAGCGTTACGCAGCAACTGAGTTTTGCAGGTACCGCGCTAAGGTTGTGAGGGGTAGTGTTCACGACGAGGTGTCGTATATCCTCGGGGGTACCGCCGGCCATGCGGGATTGTTCTCCACAGCGTTTGAGCTCTCACTTTTTTGCGGGATGATGCTTAACGGTGGAAAGTATGGAAATACAACAGTTTTATCCCCTGAATCAATAAGTTTAATGACACAAAACCATACCCCCGGGCTTAACGCTTCACGCGGGCTCGGATGGGGTGTTATTGATAAAAACATTTATGGGCATACAGGCTTTACCGGGACAAGTATTTGGATTAATAATCTAAGAAAAACGTATATGGTATTACTCACTAACCGCGTACATCCTACACGTGACAATATGGCAATTGCGGGTATAAGAAAACAGTTATTAAAACACTTTATTGCGCTGAGAGGGTGA